From one Montipora capricornis isolate CH-2021 chromosome 10, ASM3666992v2, whole genome shotgun sequence genomic stretch:
- the LOC138020490 gene encoding uncharacterized protein, producing the protein MQDLPNTHPQVNRSFLNGLHVVWRSDRFWAGLSTDLIIEQVLMRSVKTTGGLTRGRGPSETQRLVWLMSMPVCADINNSMQNLTGTNFLTSEQHKDTTKARQERDQQDANTIIRYLSKRSPFDSESSLRNIATGVVADDRKILDSLTGKNAHEYTFRKKDQVVTLACKTAVRLNDGDVQVDPQLMFQRLSIVATTGGFESPQQFFEYEMCNFPASLFDASLLPLKANKPVLADAIWSMTKESQTTNDPGGSTYFVIDGGALLHREVWPAWSDV; encoded by the exons ATGCAAGACCTCCCAAATACGCACCCTCAAGTGAATAGAAGTTTCCTGAATGGTCTCCATGTTGTGTGGCGCAGTGATCGGTTTTGGGCTGGCTTGTCCACTGATCTGATTATAGAGCAGGTGCTAATGCGTAGCGTGAAAACTACAGGCGGACTAACCAGGGGACGGGGACCGTCTGAGACCCAGCGTTTGGTATGGCTCATGTCTATGCCAGTGTGCGCTGACATAAACAATTCAATGCAGAACTTGACGGGTACCAATTTTCTCACGAGCGAGCAACATAAAGACACCACCAAGGCAAGACAAGAGCGCGATCAGCAGGACGCAAACACAATTATCCGCTATCTGTCGAAAAGAAGCCCATTCGACTCAGAGTCATCCCTGCGCAACATTGCGACTGGTGTCGTAGCAGACGACCGC AAAATACTGGATTCGCTTACTGGAAAGAATGCACATGAGTACACTTTTCGCAAGAAAGATCAAGTGGTTACTCTAGCATGCAAGACTGCCGTGCGATTGAATGATGGTGATGTACAAGTCGACCCACAGCTTATGTTTCAGAGACTTAGCATCGTGGCAACCACAGGAGGTTTCGAAAGCCCTCAACAATTTTTTGAGTACGAGATGTGTAACTTCCCGGCATCCTTGTTTGACGCGTCCCTTCTCCCACTGAAAGCTAATAAACCAGTCTTAGCAGATGCCATTTGGTCCATGACAAAGGAGAGTCAAACAACTAATGATCCAGGTGGAAGCACGTACTTTGTGATTGATGGAGGAGCCTTGCTACATCGAGAAGTATGGCCCGCATGGAGTGACGTATAA
- the LOC138022086 gene encoding uncharacterized protein yields the protein MPGDAAYLWDALQSSMLVDKELGSAVGDDHKYLEALAEKYKNASSWDTRRQVLSIMPDLVPFKRLQRYLPGITEYRVKIARQHKNVFGRGVPLPLKYSPRMQVDPSQPDHILTFITSPHNIQELPFGQKYMKLSTGEVVETPNVIRNMIPERIVIQYTQYCEEAGFQPFGRTTMLTILSSCSASVRKSLQSIDYIAAQGSKAFDDLCHVVRRLEECRILKRDVAGQWKSCLKNGKHYLKSDYKVFKN from the coding sequence ATGCCAGGGGATGCAGCATATTTATGGGATGCACTGCAGTCGTCAATGCTTGTGGACAAAGAGCTTGGATCTGCAGTTGGTGACGACCACAAATACCTTGAAGCCCTggcagaaaaatacaaaaatgcaTCCTCGTGGGATACAAGAAGGCAAGTTTTGTCGATAATGCCTGATCTAGTCCCTTTCAAACGCCTTCAGAGGTACTTGCCTGGTATCACTGAGTACCGAGTGAAAATTGCGCGCCAGCACAAAAATGTGTTTGGTCGGGGCGTTCCCCTTCCATTGAAGTATAGTCCCCGAATGCAAGTAGATCCTAGCCAACCTGACCATATTTTGACATTTATAACAAGTCCGCACAACATACAAGAACTCCCATTTGGACAGAAATACATGAAGTTATCAACTGGTGAGGTTGTGGAGACACCTAATGTAATTCGTAATATGATTCCGGAACGAATTGTAATCCAGTATACCCAATACTGCGAAGAAGCCGGATTCCAGCCTTTTGGACGCACAACGATGTTAACCATCCTCTCAAGCTGTAGTGCCAGTGTGAGAAAGTCGTTGCAGAGTATCGACTACATTGCCGCACAAGGAAGTAAGGCCTTTGACGATCTTTGCCATGTGGTGAGGAGACTAGAAGAATGCAGGATATTGAAGAGAGATGTCGCTGGACAATGGAAAAGTTGTCTGAAGAACGGGAAGCACTATCTAAAGTCGGATTATAAGGTATTCAAGAATTAG